One genomic segment of Roseovarius carneus includes these proteins:
- a CDS encoding glutathione S-transferase: protein MTYTLFLGDRTYSTWSMRPWLLFDRFKIPHDVRTICFDDGLVPELLPEIAPAKTVPALRLPDGTVIGETLAIAEELASRHPDLPLWPVAPHARATARALSAEMATGFMALRGACPMNLRKCYTDFAAPEAVTAELRRIETLWDHARDTCAPEGPWLCGAYGIVDAMYAPVAARIAGYQLNVSPSAQAYVDAHLAEPSFRRWRALALTHGPELARYRMDLKSTHWPGDAPAA from the coding sequence ATGACATACACACTCTTTCTCGGTGATCGCACTTATTCCACATGGTCCATGCGGCCTTGGCTTCTCTTTGATCGCTTTAAAATCCCACATGACGTGCGCACGATCTGCTTTGACGATGGATTGGTGCCCGAACTGCTGCCGGAAATAGCGCCCGCAAAGACGGTACCTGCCCTGCGCCTGCCGGATGGCACGGTGATCGGCGAAACGCTCGCCATTGCAGAGGAGTTGGCCTCGCGTCACCCGGATTTGCCTCTCTGGCCTGTGGCCCCTCACGCCCGCGCAACGGCCCGCGCTCTGTCGGCCGAAATGGCCACGGGCTTCATGGCCCTGCGCGGTGCCTGCCCGATGAACCTGCGCAAATGCTACACGGATTTCGCGGCCCCAGAGGCGGTCACAGCGGAGCTGCGCCGTATCGAGACGCTCTGGGACCATGCGCGCGACACCTGCGCGCCGGAGGGTCCGTGGCTCTGCGGCGCTTACGGCATCGTGGATGCGATGTATGCGCCCGTGGCCGCGCGCATCGCCGGGTATCAGCTCAACGTCTCGCCCTCCGCGCAGGCCTATGTGGACGCCCATCTGGCCGAGCCTTCTTTCCGCCGGTGGCGCGCATTGGCCCTCACCCACGGCCCCGAGCTTGCCCGCTACCGGATGGATCTCAAAAGCACGCACTGGCCCGGCGACGCTCCGGCGGCATAA
- a CDS encoding histidine phosphatase family protein — protein MSRITWVRHGPTHAKSMVGWSDLPADLSDRAQIARLEALLPEDALVVSSDLSRAVATADAITGNRSRLPHDANLREIHFGAWELETFDTKVEPDRLRRFWEEPGDLSAPGGESWNDIHARVTGATERLIRAHPGREIIIVAHFGAILTQVQNALGLSAYQAFAHKIDNLSVTTLCHEAGRWQAERINQVP, from the coding sequence ATGAGCCGCATAACATGGGTCCGCCACGGCCCGACCCATGCCAAATCCATGGTCGGTTGGTCCGATCTGCCCGCCGATCTCAGCGACCGGGCGCAGATTGCCCGGCTAGAAGCTCTCCTGCCCGAGGATGCCTTGGTCGTGTCGTCGGATCTCAGCCGCGCCGTGGCCACCGCCGACGCCATCACGGGCAATCGCTCCCGCTTGCCGCATGACGCAAACCTGCGCGAAATCCATTTTGGCGCGTGGGAGCTTGAGACATTCGACACGAAGGTCGAGCCCGACCGCCTGCGGCGTTTCTGGGAGGAGCCGGGTGATCTGAGTGCCCCCGGCGGAGAAAGCTGGAATGACATCCACGCCCGCGTGACAGGCGCGACCGAGCGGCTGATCAGAGCCCATCCCGGGCGCGAGATCATCATCGTCGCCCATTTCGGCGCGATCCTGACCCAAGTGCAAAATGCCCTCGGGCTAAGCGCTTATCAGGCCTTCGCACATAAAATCGACAATCTTTCCGTCACGACATTGTGCCATGAGGCCGGGCGCTGGCAGGCCGAGCGGATCAATCAGGTTCCGTGA
- the cobU gene encoding bifunctional adenosylcobinamide kinase/adenosylcobinamide-phosphate guanylyltransferase, producing the protein MLPRLSLVLGGAASGKSAFAEALVMRTARPRHYIATAQAFDDEMRAKIAAHLVQRGDGWRTHEAPLDLAPALSAAAPGDVVLLDCATLWLSNHILAEHDLAQAEGALMAALGACAAPVVVVSNEVGLSVVPDNKLARRFQNAQGALNQRLAAEAALVVQVIAGLPQVLKGTLP; encoded by the coding sequence ATGTTGCCTCGCTTGAGTTTGGTTCTAGGAGGCGCTGCCTCAGGAAAATCCGCATTTGCCGAAGCGCTGGTCATGCGCACCGCCCGTCCACGGCACTATATCGCGACGGCGCAGGCCTTCGACGATGAAATGCGCGCCAAGATCGCAGCACATCTGGTGCAACGCGGCGACGGGTGGCGCACCCATGAGGCTCCGCTCGATCTGGCCCCCGCCCTGTCTGCTGCTGCACCGGGCGATGTTGTCTTGCTGGATTGCGCGACCCTTTGGCTCAGCAATCATATCCTGGCCGAGCATGATCTGGCCCAGGCCGAGGGTGCTCTGATGGCTGCACTTGGCGCCTGTGCCGCGCCGGTCGTGGTCGTCTCGAACGAGGTGGGCCTGTCGGTCGTGCCCGATAACAAGCTCGCCCGTCGGTTTCAAAACGCCCAAGGCGCGTTGAACCAGCGCCTCGCGGCCGAGGCCGCTTTGGTGGTGCAGGTCATCGCGGGCCTGCCCCAAGTGCTTAAAGGGACCCTCCCATGA
- a CDS encoding RNA polymerase factor sigma-32, producing MKAELLDAETELKLAYAWRDHRDEEALHRLITAYMRLAISMASKFRRYGAPMNDLIQEAGLGLMKAADKFDPDRGVRFSTYAVWWIKASVQDYVMRNWSMVRTGSTSSQKSLFFNMRRVQARLEREAMAQGQELDRYQLREMIATEVGVPLRDVEMMEGRLSGSDFSLNATQSSEDEGREWIDALEDDGPRGDEIVEQGHDQEALRMWLADAMGKLNERERFIVRERKLRDEPRTLESLGNELSLSKERVRQLEAAAFQKMRKSLEAKGSEVHNLLV from the coding sequence ATGAAGGCCGAACTTCTCGATGCGGAAACGGAACTGAAGCTGGCCTATGCTTGGCGCGATCACCGCGACGAAGAGGCGCTTCACCGTCTGATCACCGCCTATATGCGGCTGGCGATTTCCATGGCCTCGAAATTCCGCCGTTATGGCGCGCCGATGAATGATCTGATCCAAGAGGCGGGTCTGGGCCTGATGAAGGCGGCGGACAAGTTTGATCCCGATCGCGGCGTGCGGTTTTCGACATATGCGGTCTGGTGGATTAAGGCGAGCGTGCAGGATTACGTGATGCGCAACTGGTCGATGGTGCGCACCGGCTCCACCTCCTCGCAAAAGTCGCTTTTTTTCAATATGCGCCGCGTGCAAGCCCGGCTGGAGCGTGAGGCGATGGCACAAGGCCAAGAGCTTGACCGCTACCAGTTGCGCGAGATGATCGCGACCGAAGTGGGCGTGCCCTTGCGGGACGTGGAGATGATGGAAGGCCGGCTTTCGGGCTCGGACTTCTCGCTCAATGCCACGCAAAGCTCTGAAGATGAGGGGCGCGAGTGGATTGACGCACTGGAAGATGATGGCCCTCGTGGCGATGAGATTGTCGAGCAGGGGCATGATCAGGAAGCGCTGCGCATGTGGCTGGCTGATGCGATGGGCAAGCTGAACGAGCGCGAGCGGTTTATCGTGCGTGAGCGCAAACTGCGCGACGAGCCGCGCACGCTGGAAAGCCTCGGCAATGAGCTGAGCCTGTCCAAAGAGCGTGTGAGGCAGCTTGAGGCGGCGGCGTTTCAAAAGATGCGCAAGTCGCTGGAGGCCAAGGGTTCTGAGGTTCACAACCTTCTGGTATGA